In Archangium violaceum, the following are encoded in one genomic region:
- a CDS encoding protein-disulfide reductase DsbD family protein, translating to MTQQRVRRSSWGGLFVAVLGLVLGTGVARAELPATAVSTGAPDQGNPRVEAALLTDVSQVKPGDSFRVGVRFRMDPGWHIYWKNPGESGLASEIVWDTPGTTVGELQWPLPITFRSPDGFITSYGYAEEVLLFAEARASEQMTGSLQLSAASDILVCEQRCLPAQLMLTRHIPVGPETRKDPEFAAAFDAARASVPVTPESAGHVVSLALDTKPLTAGQPFTGTFTVTAPQGQPAPVVEKDFFIPDRIKGIARVELAPVAGKPGTFKLEGTVAQDVPAQEPRLAGVLRLGTAASGYRALTLDLALAPVVAAPPGTAPAAPVVKAAPVVKPPTVGTAVASESSLSLGLVLLFAFLGGALLNLMPCVFPVLALKAYGFTRTVHAERGKVALHALAYAGGIIGSLLALALVVLALRAGGSSVGWGFQFQEPLFVAAVAAVLVAFALNLFGVFTVGTDGTALVEKVDSSHGLARSAGEGVLAVVLATPCSAPLLGTAVGFALAAGPATVLATFFMLGLGLALPFCLLVLVPGLTKLLPKPGAWMERGKQLLGFALLGTTVWLVWVMGGLTGVDGMARLLAFLAVVGLGAWMYGLAQGAEGGRKVAGVVAVVAVLAVGGVLSLRFEETGPALRKASAVAEAQPWDEAAVAAALEAGQPVFVDFTADWCLTCKFNERTVLTREEVRAAFAQHKVAFFVADWTRRDERISAKLAEFGRAGVPMYLVVSPAAPDKPEVLPELLTTDSVIEAVRRAAERVADAT from the coding sequence ATGACGCAGCAGCGGGTACGACGTTCGAGCTGGGGTGGTCTTTTCGTCGCGGTGCTGGGGCTCGTCCTCGGCACGGGTGTGGCACGGGCGGAGCTGCCGGCCACCGCGGTGTCGACGGGCGCTCCGGATCAGGGCAACCCTCGCGTGGAGGCGGCCCTCCTGACGGATGTCTCCCAGGTGAAGCCGGGTGACTCCTTCCGGGTGGGCGTGCGCTTCCGCATGGACCCGGGCTGGCACATCTACTGGAAGAATCCAGGAGAGTCGGGCCTGGCCTCGGAGATCGTCTGGGACACGCCGGGCACCACCGTGGGCGAGCTGCAGTGGCCCCTGCCCATCACCTTCCGCAGCCCGGACGGCTTCATCACCTCCTATGGGTACGCGGAGGAGGTGCTCCTCTTCGCCGAGGCCCGCGCGTCCGAGCAGATGACGGGCTCGCTGCAGCTGTCGGCCGCGTCGGACATCCTGGTGTGCGAGCAGCGCTGCCTGCCCGCGCAGCTCATGCTCACCCGGCACATCCCGGTGGGCCCCGAGACGCGGAAGGACCCGGAGTTCGCCGCCGCCTTCGACGCGGCCCGCGCGAGCGTGCCGGTGACGCCCGAGAGCGCCGGCCACGTGGTGTCGCTCGCGCTCGACACGAAGCCGCTCACCGCCGGCCAGCCCTTCACCGGCACCTTCACCGTGACGGCTCCCCAGGGGCAGCCGGCACCCGTGGTGGAGAAGGACTTCTTCATTCCTGATCGCATCAAGGGCATCGCGCGCGTGGAGCTCGCGCCCGTGGCCGGCAAGCCCGGCACCTTCAAGCTGGAGGGCACGGTCGCTCAGGATGTGCCCGCGCAGGAGCCCCGGCTGGCGGGTGTGCTGCGGCTGGGCACGGCGGCCTCGGGCTACCGCGCGCTGACGTTGGACCTGGCGCTCGCGCCCGTGGTGGCCGCACCGCCCGGGACCGCCCCGGCCGCTCCGGTGGTGAAGGCGGCGCCCGTGGTGAAGCCTCCCACGGTGGGCACGGCCGTGGCGTCCGAGTCCTCGCTGTCGCTGGGGCTGGTGCTTCTCTTCGCCTTCCTCGGGGGCGCGCTGCTCAATCTCATGCCGTGCGTCTTCCCGGTGCTGGCCCTCAAGGCGTACGGCTTCACCCGCACGGTGCACGCCGAGCGCGGCAAGGTGGCGCTGCACGCGCTGGCGTACGCGGGGGGAATCATCGGCTCGCTGCTGGCGCTGGCGCTGGTGGTGCTGGCCCTGCGCGCCGGTGGGAGCAGCGTGGGCTGGGGCTTCCAGTTCCAGGAGCCGCTCTTCGTCGCGGCGGTGGCCGCGGTGCTGGTGGCCTTCGCCCTCAACCTCTTCGGCGTCTTCACGGTGGGCACGGACGGCACCGCCCTGGTGGAGAAGGTGGACTCGAGCCACGGCCTGGCGCGCAGCGCGGGCGAGGGCGTGCTGGCGGTGGTGCTGGCCACGCCCTGCTCGGCGCCGCTGTTGGGCACCGCGGTGGGCTTCGCGCTCGCGGCGGGCCCGGCCACGGTGCTGGCCACCTTCTTCATGCTGGGCCTCGGCCTGGCGCTGCCCTTCTGCCTGCTGGTGCTGGTGCCCGGGCTGACGAAGCTGTTGCCCAAGCCGGGCGCGTGGATGGAGCGCGGCAAGCAGCTGCTGGGCTTCGCGCTGCTGGGCACCACGGTGTGGCTGGTGTGGGTGATGGGCGGCCTCACGGGCGTGGACGGCATGGCGCGGCTGCTGGCCTTCCTCGCGGTGGTGGGCCTGGGCGCGTGGATGTACGGACTGGCGCAGGGGGCCGAGGGCGGGCGCAAGGTCGCGGGCGTGGTGGCGGTGGTGGCGGTGCTGGCCGTGGGCGGCGTGCTGTCGCTGCGCTTCGAGGAGACGGGACCGGCGCTGCGCAAGGCATCGGCGGTGGCCGAGGCGCAGCCGTGGGACGAGGCGGCGGTGGCCGCTGCGCTGGAGGCGGGCCAGCCGGTGTTCGTCGACTTCACGGCGGACTGGTGCCTCACGTGCAAGTTCAACGAGCGCACGGTGCTGACGCGCGAGGAGGTGCGGGCCGCGTTCGCGCAGCACAAGGTGGCCTTCTTCGTGGCGGACTGGACGCGTCGGGACGAGCGCATCAGCGCGAAGCTGGCCGAGTTCGGCCGGGCCGGCGTGCCCATGTACCTGGTGGTGAGCCCCGCGGCGCCCGACAAGCCCGAGGTGCTGCCCGAGCTGCTCACCACCGACTCCGTCATCGAGGCCGTGCGCCGCGCGGCCGAGCGCGTGGCGGACGCGACGTAG